A segment of the Corylus avellana chromosome ca2, CavTom2PMs-1.0 genome:
AGGTAATCAAAACATCTAAATCCATTGGgttatggtaatcaaatcatcaagGATTTCTATTCATAACACTAAAGAATCGACAAATTTGCACttgaaaagagaagagagagagagagagagagaaaaaaaaaaaaaaaaaaaaaaaaaggaagaagaagaagaagaaagaatataaGCAATAGAGCTTGCAGTATTAGAGTTTTTCATAGAGTTCAATATTTAATCTCAGGACCTTTTagttttgataccatgttatatcACAACTTGTATCGAAtatgattctcctataaataggatcATATTATATTGTAAACATTACTCAGAGAAATAAGATCTTAATCCAACCTTAAGGCTTTATCCTATAGATGTAGGTCATATACCGAACTACGACGTAAATCTTtgtcactatcttattatttcagCATCATTAGTTTCTTTTATGCGGGAGGGTACTGATGGAGGAAAATCTctaatgcttaagtcagtaGTGTTTTTAAGAGAAATTAAAATGCACGAAGTATGAGCTTTGAGCTTTGAATTAAAAGTCCATTTTACCTCACTCGAACTTACCTTTTATAGCAGTTTTGACATAACTCTCCTCGTCTCACCTAGGCCCTAGCCAAGGGAGTGAGTGTTTGATGTATATCTCTGAGTAGTGATTTATATAATACTAGCGTGCATAAACAGTGTGCACACCATAAATATTATAACACTGGCGTGTACACTGTTCATACACGCCAGTATTATATAAATCACTACTCATATATTTCTATAACCTAAGAGAAAACATGGGTACAGTGGAAGGAAAAACCGTATATTACATACAATATACAAGaatgtttcatatatatatatatatatatatatatatatatatttgtttgaccaagtaattaattaaggagaCAAAGACCAGGAGTCTAAATCAAATTAAGGTCGTTCTTTTCTCCCTTATTATCATCACATTGTTGATATCAACAGGCGATGCTTCCGGGAAGCTAAGCACCAAGACATGTCTTACTTTGACCAAAAACCCCCCACCCCACTATAAAACCATCCCAGCCATGCTGCTTCTTCCTTTCACAACACCCACCACCAACCATGAACAACACCACCATCCCCCCCACCTCCGATCATCACCATCAATGGCTCCCATTCTACGACCACCAATCCGCCGCCATTGACGGCCAGCCGCCGCCGCTTTCCCACGACACCACCATCGACTCCAGCCCTAGTGCACCCAACAATGCTCACCAGTTGACCCCAAAAGGCAGCGTGTCAAAGGCAGCCAGAAGAAGGTCTAGGGCTTCCAAGAGAACCCCCACCACCCTCCTCAACGCCAACGCCAACAATTTCCGAGCCCTGGTTCAGCAGTTCACCGGCTGTCCTAGCGCGGCCATTTCCTTTGGAAACCAGAAAGGGCCGGTCAACTTGGACTTTGGAAGAGGGAGAGAAGAAAACCAGCGGATTATATCTTCATTAATGGCGCCCTTtactaacaataataattatgatgatcatcatcatttccTTCAACAATCTCAGTCTCAGCAGTATCAtcatcagcagcagcagcaccACCACCAAAGTATGTACTCTTCTGGGAATATCATGAATATCAATGCATCAAGCAACGTAGAGATTGCTGACGGGTTTGCATTGGACGATAATGTTTCTTTCCATCATTTGACGATGGATTCTTTCTCTGGTGATCTGAAGAGTAGTAGTGATGGGTTCTTTTAGGAAATTTTAGTTTGTTGACTTTTAGAATAATCTTGATCGATCACCAGTCAGCTTTGTAGATTGTTGTtctacttaattattaattaagtacTACTTCATATGCTCTATATAGCATGTACTACTCTCTCATGGTTACATGTCTCAAAGATACCTCATGTGATCTTTTATGTttcatttgttgttgttgttgttttgtgtttgaattcttttatatatatttggccaTGGACAGCCCTTTTTCTTATGAGAGTATCTAAGGTTTTGCCCCGACATGTGCGATTCCGATGTATCATATGATCTCGGCGTTTTTATCTAATCAAATGGGAAAAGGATTACaaggaaagaataaaattaaggaGTATATACTCTTTagggacaaatttttttttaacaaaaaaaatggtaaaaaatggCTCGAATATTTTAGACTTATAAAAGCTAAAAGTCAGGCTGCACAGAGCGGTTTTTGAAATAGCTAGGCCAAGAGTTTGATCTGCGTGCAAGCAACAACAACGACAATCGAGCCGATGCCAATGAAGAATTAGCATGGTTAACTTCCGAACGGTATCCGTCGAAGGGGTTTATCCAGATTGGCTTGCCTCTTGAACTCTCACCTTTTAATTGGCTATGCACACCTTCTTTTGAAAGAAATAGCTCATGGTTTAAGGAAGGAAGTCTTGTGGGGTATGGATGTCATTTCAAGACCGTACCCTCCTCCTTCTAAAAGAATCCAAGACTGGAGAGTGCGTCCAAAGCGGCCGTGATTGGAAACAGTTTTAACCATTCATTTCACACATTCATCATCTTCTTAATTAGTTAGAACTTTTTCTATTAGTATGAAAACTGGAACTTGTTCAAAGAAAAGTCAACTTTTTctttgtcactttttttttctttccttttttctaatatattGCATCCTATGTACTGTAATAATTAAGTTGGACTTGTTGGATGATTCATGCCTCTAGAATCATTACATGATACACGAGCGTATATGAAATCGAATTCGTGTTTATGTATTAAGTTTGGGTTGTATCCATATTTTGATACAAGTTTATATACATTAATATTAACTCGACTTAGTTATTTAAATGAGTCAGATTTATCAACCATAACTTATTAATTAGGTGTTGAATTTGTgggtcgtgtaaaaaattatcagttCTAAATGTGTCGTATGTCAATTTCAAGTTGTATAAAGGcatatgtataagattatataggttaaccatAACTTAACTTATGTAATTAAACCAATCAAATCcctcaattttaatttaataattttgtgttaggttGATATTGAATTGATagattgtgtaaaaaattgagTCATATTTTTTGGATGCATAAAAACCACTTCTTTGTTGAtgagaaaaggaataaaaatccATTACGTTGTTGTGAAAATTCCAACATCAAATATTGTCAGCAAATTGGAATTTGGTCTACTTAATAAATGCAGGTCTAATAGGGTATCGTCATTCATGAGCAAGTGCTGGTCAATATGATTGACTTGAGAGAGAAAGGTGTATGGATTGGAGTGCAGAAGAAGGCAGCAAGGCTGCTTTAATTTACACAAAGTCTATACACATCCTTCATCATTTTGAATCTTGGGTTGCCTTTGACTGAGTATAAGTTAACCCaagtgcttttattttattttatttttttaattttttttcggttccttttgtttttaatgaacaaataaataaacaattgtTAGTGTTAggggaattattattattattatttttttaaaaaaatgaatcatTAGATCagtaaaatacatatataggCATTACATATTCAATGGTTAATttgaagaataaataaaaaaaaaaatacaatagaATATGAAATAGTATTTATCTTCCATATATACTTGGAGTTTACAAGGACAATACATCATcgtactagttaattaattcaTGGATGTCGTaatatattaaacaattaatttgaGGTTAAATTCACTCTAcccttttgaaattttaggagttttttaattcgaaccacaatgtttaaaaattagtaatatactctcctaatgtttcaaaaatttttaattcagactctctgttactaatttacatctaattggacggaaattttttttaaaaaaaagcatagAGGGTAATTAGATTTCAGTCCAATTTGACGggatgaaaattagtaacggaatgtttgaattgaaattttttgaaatattaagggttacattgccaatttttaaacattgtggttcaaattgaaaaacctttgaaacttcaggggtaaagtgaatttaactcattaatttggttttttttttcttcaactttggCTTGATTTATGGATTCAAAGAAAACAACGAGACCTTGTAAGAATTACAATATGTTTTAAGCAAATCGATCTTCAAGAAACTTCTTTTTACGCTGTTGGCCGGGCGGCCATGATTGTCTTCAGCAATGAACTAATTCGTTTCTTCAACAATTTGGAACATTCACAAGCCCAAGAGAGCAAGTGCAGGTGTTTGggtaaataaatcaataatagaTTAAGATTTAAGACTCAattgatatataaaaaataaaactattatcTATTCAATATAtgttaacaaaatataaataaaataaaacacaaaaaaatagttatttcttaatatatttcaatttctAACTAAATCACTTATCAAAATGAAACCCAACGTTCTTTTATATCTCGAAAATTATATATGATTGAATTTGTACTAAATTGTGCAGTAATCTCTCTTTCGATGTACAACATCAAAGAGTCAGTCAGaaacttattttcaattttgttacaaaatctaattttgataatatTCATGGCCGGAAATGGTCAATCAGCAGTTGCATTATAATATTGGCTGTTGTTGGTTGTATTAATTAATGATCAATTTAATGTTGCATGTGCATGGTATTAATTATTAGAATCGTGAGCTACTCTTTGGGGACGCCTTATAGGCtgttgaaaagagaaaataatcaAGACTGCTCAAGCTGgttaaaatcaaatcaaatattaataatCCAAGTCAAAGGTGCAAAACTAAGACATGCTACCTTCCGACAACATGTTGCTCACTTTATCCTGACCACCAATGTCCCAAACATTCAagctaattaatatttttattttccatagtCCCCTCATTAAATcctgacaaaaacaaaaaaaaaaagaaatgaaaataaacagTATATCATTGCATAAAGCAACGGCACTAGAGTATTTGCATATAACATTTTAGAGAATATATACTGACCAAATATTTAACTGATAAAATGGGattattaataaacaaataccaaatatttttttggtgtttaccTGTGGGCTTTTGTGTTCTCCGCCGACGTCTTTAGTGTTCTACAGTGTACGACGGGGTTCTGTGGTGTCTGCATCATAGCCACCGCCAAAAACAATGGTTGCGGTGCCTCCAACAATCGGGACAATAGTGTTTATTGTGGTAATTATTCAGTtatgaaattataaaattgGTTATCTTATAAGTGGTCAAGGCGCCCTTTAGTAACGTTTTTGTTTCAATActattcatcatttttttttttttaaacattttcttactttttatatcacatcaataactttttattattattcaaataaaaaaataactacaaaacaaatttttttcatttttccataccaagcattcttattttttgactttttttttttaaaaaaaaattttactttttttttttacatcaattaatttttgctacAATATCGTAGGGGTATCAACCCgatccggtttcccggtttttggccaaaaccggaaccggaaccggggtactccggttctcggttttgggaaaccggaaccggaattGGGACctcggttaaccggggtcccggttaccggccggtttcggtaaccggtttttgaagaaaattagtttttagacttattttaggtattgggccttaaataagcccatttttttcataagttaactcatttaaaaaaaaaaaaaaaatctattagtctttttgtctaaattaaatagGCTTTGTTGTGActattccaaataattaaaaaataaacctaaaaagcccaaaaatcctaaaaaatcaatgtttttgcctatacgggccttagaaataaaaattcaattttttaaaataccctaaaaatcattttaaattaggtacataaagaaaacattaaaacaataaaaagtaaaaatggagaagtgaaatgaagaagaggactagaggagaaaatggagaagaggaGGGGCTTGCGGTGTGATGtgagaaaagaagatgaaggggaCTTAGGAGAGAAGTGAGAACCGGAGACGGGAGACCTAAACCTAagcgtaaaaaaattaaaaaatattaatatatataatataataatatataaatattatttaataaaatataaacccggttccggtattctaGGTAAAAATTTGGTACCAACAACAGGGGTACctgatttttgaatttttcaaaccgaaACCGGAACTAGGTCCCCGGTTTCCCAGTTCCGGTTTCGGTTTcctggtaatttttgacacccctacaatATCAGATCAAAATTGTTTAATAAACACAAGTTTTTCTCTGCTGGCTTTCTGATAAGGATTCTAAGATCTCTTTATCTTATTTCTTAGTAAATAAGACGAAGAGACGAACCTGTAATCAATTATCAAGTTAATTAAGTTATAATTAAAGCACACTTAACGGTAAAGTTTAGAAATTTAGGCTTTATTTGTCATATAAACAAATCCGAAACACCCTCTTGGGATAATTTTGCAAATAAAAAATCGAAGATCGTAAGAGTTGCCGTTTCCTGTGGCAGTCAGGAAACGCACCGTTTCAGCAAGCCTCATTCTCTCTGACTCTGAGCGAGATTCACATCGTTTTGTTGGCTCCGAAAACATGTTGGCAGCAACACTCTCTTTCCCTTGTTACGCAAAGCCCAGACGTCTAACAATCAGGAATTCTGTAACGAATTTCTCTAAGTGCAACTCTCTGAAGCTCAGAGCGTCTCTCTCTGACTATCCCCTTGCAAGCAGAATCATGGTTAGAAGTAAAGTCATTTCtgttctcttttatatatatctatggtttcccattttctttgtataaatttgattgatttatcATCTGGGTTTTCTTCCGTGAATGGTATATTTCATtaactctttatttatttttagtttgagagCTTGTTGTTACTCAAACTTTTGACTGATTTCTCATGTGGGTGGTCTTCAATTAGTGGAATAATGCACgagttttttcattttcttccactttcagattttgtttgtttgttagtgCTGTTGTTTACttgatttttgagtttgttAAGTTCTGTTAGTTTTTTGCTACTTAaatcttttcatttatatgcaacTTCGGTTGAATTCCATCTGGGTTTTCTTCAATCAGTGATAAAATTCATGAATTCTTGAGTGTGTTACTATTTGAGAATTTGTTGTTCTCTTAGTACCTCTGTTCCTTGTGCAATTACGTGTTTAGATTCTTCATTTGTACCAATGGTTCCTTTTATGTGAAATACTCTAGAAGCTTCTGAAAGTGTTTTGCCCTTGTTCACTTGGCCTGTGCATTTTCTATTCTAAATCTTAGGAAGGTATCCCTACataatatatatgcttaaagACATGAGTTTCTTAGAGTGGGAGTATCTTTCTAGCAGTATCTCATATGTGCATTTTCAAGTGCAGTCCTATGCAATTGTCGACTTCTAAATTCACTGCCTTATTAAGGATGGAATGAAGCAGGAAGATCACCTTACTTGCTTCCAtcaccaaaaaatatttttttttacaagtaatataattttatcaaaaagcGAAAGGGGCACGGCTCAAGTACTTAGGAAGTTTACAAGAGAGACACCCTaactaaaaaaaaggaaaaagaaaaaaatcaagaatatcATTAAAGCTAGTAATATAAAAGGCACTCAAAGGTGGTGTCTAGTGGTATAGGATTTTTGAGGAAGAAGACATTTAGATCCCACCACCATTCTCTTGCAATCCTCAAAACTACAATAATTTCTTTGTCTCTAAATACTCCACATTTAGCAAGACGTGATCATCTTCCCCATTGCTACCCTTTGAGGTGAGCCACATTGCCCTTTTCAGCAAGTAAAGAGATCCACCACGCACCTAGACATGACCCACTTTAACCTATAATGGGTGAAGATAGAACTCCATAAGGCATAAGCAATCTTACAATGGAGTAGGAGGTGATTTACAAATTgtccattcttcttgcacatgcaacaccaattTACCACTTTGAGATGGCGTTTTCTTAAGTATCTAACTTGAGGATATTTCCTAAAGCGGCCGACCACTTAGAATGCGACTCTTGGAAGAACCTTACTTCGTCAAATACTCCTCCTAGGGAAGGGGCCACTGTTATGGGAAATAAGGACACTATAGAACGATCTAACATCAAGCAACCCTCTTTTGGAAGGGGCTCAACACAACTTGTCCtcaccaaaaaataattagagaTCAATATCAATAGATGtcagagaaaattttgatgatgaAAAACGTTATCTATTTTTTTGAAACTGGAAATGATATCCCACTTTGCAGAAATTATAGAATAGTTAAAGTGTTCTATATTTATATTCACTTTCATATAAAAGTTGAGTGTCCGTGTATGTAAAAATGCTGCATGCTTTGTGGTGTTGCAATATGTAATCCTTTAATATGAAGTTTTCAATAAATAGTTCAAGTATTACTGATGGTCTAAATGTTTTACTAGTTAACCAAATAAACACTGTtgtaaagggaaaaaaaaagtataaataaaataaaataaaacaaacacaacagAATTATGAAAAGCAGTGGTTCTGGTTTACACAAAACACACATAGTAAACTGTATAGTGCTCAACTTATTTTGCAGCAGAAACATATGTATGTACTTTTATGAGATAAGAAGTTTACCATATGCTTATACCTTTTACTTTCTTGTTACTGTATGTTTTGTTATTAAAGAtacatgagaaagaaaaaagatttacaAATGAATATGGTGGTTGCTGCT
Coding sequences within it:
- the LOC132172768 gene encoding VQ motif-containing protein 22-like yields the protein MNNTTIPPTSDHHHQWLPFYDHQSAAIDGQPPPLSHDTTIDSSPSAPNNAHQLTPKGSVSKAARRRSRASKRTPTTLLNANANNFRALVQQFTGCPSAAISFGNQKGPVNLDFGRGREENQRIISSLMAPFTNNNNYDDHHHFLQQSQSQQYHHQQQQHHHQSMYSSGNIMNINASSNVEIADGFALDDNVSFHHLTMDSFSGDLKSSSDGFF